In Halobacterium sp. R2-5, the following are encoded in one genomic region:
- a CDS encoding GtrA family protein — MSRADRLREALPDRLAALVSTVRFGQFVSVGAIGAVFDVTTLVVLTELAGLPAAVANVVSIETAILVMFTVNERWTFASHGEAGARSIGRRLVRSHLVRAGGSTLQYVLFVAVFYNVTVDLSLAGVDLWLVVVKGGAIGVAMLVNYVFESLFTWQVHRE; from the coding sequence ATGAGCCGGGCCGACCGGCTGCGAGAGGCGCTCCCGGACAGGCTCGCGGCGCTCGTCTCGACGGTGCGCTTCGGGCAGTTCGTCTCCGTCGGCGCCATCGGCGCGGTCTTCGACGTCACGACGCTCGTCGTGCTCACCGAACTCGCGGGGCTGCCGGCGGCCGTCGCGAACGTCGTCAGCATCGAGACGGCGATTCTCGTGATGTTCACGGTGAACGAGCGCTGGACGTTCGCGAGCCACGGCGAGGCGGGCGCGCGCTCTATCGGTCGGCGGCTGGTGCGCTCGCATCTCGTCCGCGCTGGCGGGTCGACGCTCCAGTACGTGCTGTTCGTCGCGGTGTTCTACAACGTGACCGTCGACCTCTCGCTGGCGGGCGTGGACCTCTGGCTGGTCGTCGTGAAAGGCGGCGCTATCGGCGTCGCGATGCTCGTGAACTACGTCTTCGAGAGCCTGTTCACGTGGCAGGTCCACCGCGAGTGA
- a CDS encoding glycosyltransferase has translation MRSVGIVVPAYDPDVEVLVSYLDALREALAPERLHVELDAGSAATVAAIREAGATVNDADSRRGKGAAVTAGFETLETDVLAFADADGATPAASLARVIGPVRDGDADLAVGSRRHPDSAVASHQTFARRFLGDGFAWLAGRLLDVDLYDYQCGAKAITSEGWQEVRNHLYEPGFAWDVELVAMAGALDLRVLEVPIEWEDQPGSTVSPVETSVALFRALLAARHRSKLLRDSQLHEAIAARRDDQAALVERR, from the coding sequence ATGCGTTCCGTCGGTATCGTCGTCCCCGCCTACGACCCCGACGTCGAGGTGCTCGTCTCCTACCTCGACGCCCTCCGGGAGGCGCTCGCGCCCGAGCGCCTCCACGTCGAACTCGACGCGGGGAGCGCGGCGACCGTCGCGGCGATTCGGGAGGCCGGAGCGACAGTCAACGACGCCGACAGCCGTCGCGGGAAGGGCGCGGCGGTCACGGCGGGCTTCGAGACGCTGGAGACGGACGTACTCGCGTTCGCTGACGCCGACGGCGCCACGCCCGCGGCGTCGCTGGCGCGCGTCATCGGCCCTGTGCGGGACGGCGACGCCGACCTCGCGGTGGGGTCGCGCCGCCACCCGGATTCGGCCGTCGCGAGCCACCAGACGTTCGCGCGGCGGTTCCTCGGCGACGGGTTCGCGTGGCTCGCCGGCCGCCTGCTCGACGTCGACCTCTACGACTACCAGTGCGGCGCGAAAGCCATCACGAGCGAGGGGTGGCAGGAGGTCCGGAACCACCTCTACGAGCCCGGGTTCGCGTGGGACGTCGAGCTCGTCGCGATGGCGGGCGCGCTCGACCTGCGCGTGCTCGAAGTCCCCATCGAGTGGGAGGACCAGCCGGGGTCGACGGTGTCGCCGGTGGAGACGTCGGTCGCGCTGTTCCGCGCGCTGCTGGCGGCCCGCCACCGGTCGAAGCTGCTGCGGGACAGCCAGCTACACGAGGCCATCGCGGCGCGCCGCGACGACCAGGCCGCGCTCGTGGAGCGACGATGA
- a CDS encoding thiolase family protein — MASDNTPVIAAAYRTPQGKEDGVFADTRSEDLSVALVDHILDEHGLTSDHVDDLQWGVAQQRKEQDNNVARVIALLSDLGEDVPAASVNRWCASSMEAIMRAADSISAGQRDAIIAGGVENMSRVPMDGDSYEHLHPGLAERYNIPELQMGMTAEEVADRYDITREQQDEYALQSQQRAAEATDEGRFDDQIVPVETDDGLVEEDEGIRRDTSMEALSQLPTVFRSDGTVTPGNASQISDGAAATLVTSESFAEDHGLDVLAYVGDHNVTGVDPRVMGIGPVPATKELLERTGQDIDDFGLVELNEAFASQTVYARDELGVDNDKYNVNGGAIALGHPLGASGARLPVTLVHEMQHRGVDKGLATLCVGFGQGAAITFERP; from the coding sequence ATGGCAAGCGACAACACTCCGGTCATCGCCGCCGCCTACCGAACGCCCCAGGGCAAGGAGGACGGCGTGTTCGCGGACACCCGCAGCGAGGACCTCTCGGTCGCGCTCGTCGACCACATCCTCGACGAGCACGGCCTCACGAGCGACCACGTCGACGACCTCCAGTGGGGGGTCGCCCAGCAGCGCAAGGAACAGGACAACAACGTCGCGCGCGTCATCGCGCTGCTCTCCGACCTCGGCGAGGACGTGCCCGCCGCGTCCGTCAACCGCTGGTGCGCGTCCTCGATGGAGGCCATCATGCGCGCGGCCGACTCCATCTCCGCGGGCCAGCGCGACGCCATCATCGCGGGCGGCGTCGAGAACATGTCCCGCGTGCCGATGGACGGCGACTCCTACGAGCACCTCCACCCGGGACTCGCGGAGCGCTACAACATCCCCGAGCTCCAGATGGGGATGACCGCCGAGGAGGTCGCCGACCGCTACGACATCACGCGCGAGCAGCAGGACGAGTACGCGCTCCAGAGCCAGCAGCGCGCCGCGGAGGCCACCGACGAGGGGCGCTTCGACGACCAGATCGTCCCCGTCGAGACCGACGACGGCCTCGTCGAGGAGGACGAGGGGATCCGCCGGGACACCTCGATGGAGGCGCTGAGCCAGCTCCCGACGGTGTTCAGGAGCGACGGCACCGTCACCCCCGGCAACGCCAGCCAGATTTCCGACGGCGCGGCCGCCACGCTCGTCACCAGCGAATCCTTCGCCGAGGACCACGGGCTCGACGTGCTCGCGTACGTCGGCGACCACAACGTCACGGGCGTCGACCCGCGCGTGATGGGCATCGGCCCGGTCCCCGCGACGAAGGAGCTCCTGGAGCGCACGGGGCAGGACATCGACGACTTCGGCCTCGTGGAGCTCAACGAGGCGTTCGCCTCCCAGACCGTCTACGCCCGCGACGAGCTCGGCGTGGACAACGACAAGTACAACGTCAACGGCGGCGCCATCGCGCTCGGCCACCCGCTCGGCGCGAGCGGCGCGCGCCTCCCGGTCACGCTCGTCCACGAGATGCAGCACCGCGGCGTCGACAAGGGGCTCGCGACGCTCTGCGTCGGCTTCGGCCAGGGAGCGGCGATTACGTTCGAGCGCCCGTAG